A stretch of the Aegilops tauschii subsp. strangulata cultivar AL8/78 chromosome 4, Aet v6.0, whole genome shotgun sequence genome encodes the following:
- the LOC109732929 gene encoding uncharacterized protein produces the protein MADAPLYKQRRRYTRELHDVDLHGNEKLHVVCTSKGEDVDKMLSTLRRKLGGMPVKLVGVDVEYTHYVKPQRAAVLQLCVEKECLVYHISAAKDMPMELDKFLMNGEYTFVGFAIEGDKSKLKLSGLEINSDNYIDIQLEWRDPYNKKKFDSLADVAGRMIDIHYHDMKKKINRKEDHTLWGFCPLPEKLIKYATIDAFTTYESWRIIYDFIMGLDRAKRDKEAKQKKNKAVIQYNN, from the exons ATGGCGGATGCACCTCTTTACAAGCAGCGCCGCAGGTACACCAGGGAGCTCCACGACGTCGACCTCCACGGCAACGAAAAGCTCCACGTCGTTTGCACAAGCAAGGGTGAAGACGTGGACAAGATGCTGTCCACGCTCAGGAGGAAGCTCGGCGGAATGCCCGTCAAACTAGTCGGTGTTGATGTCGAGTACACGCACTACGTGAAGCCACAGCGGGCAGCAGTGCTCCAGCTATGCGTAGAAAAAGAATGCCTTGTCTACCACATCTCTGCAGCTAAAGACAT GCCAATGgaactagacaaattcctcatgaATGGTGAGTACACCTTCGTCGGATTCGCAATTGAAGGAGACAAAAGCAAGTTGAAGCTATCTGGTTTGGAGATCAACTCCGACAACTACATTGATATTCAGCTGGAATGGAGAGACCCATACAATAAAAAGAAGTTTGACTCTTTGGCTGATGTTGCCGGCAGGATGATAGACATTCACTACCATgacatgaagaaaaaaattaacCGCAAGGAGGACCATACTCTGTGGGGATTTTGCCCACTGCCAGAAAAGCTTATCAAGTATGCAACAATAGATGCATTCACAACATATGAGTCATGGAGAATCATCTACGATTTCATCATGGGACTGGACAGGGCAAaaagagacaaagaagcaaagcagaagaagaacaaggctgtaATCCAATACAACAACTAG
- the LOC141021918 gene encoding uncharacterized protein, with protein sequence MEFANEYKDVEAHGNTKLHVIHTNDKNLQRHKIVGIDLEYNNEPEATQKPALCQLCTGKKHPALLFQLSAAERCTVFDNFLADPRLERVNLEVANFVDIQKEWRVPEATKELDSLGDVSGMLIDDYYNNMKKKITDDEHKRWATLPLSMRHIEYTAKDAYASYEIWNHITLT encoded by the exons ATGGAGTTCGCCAACGAGTACAAGGACGTGGAGGCCCACGGCAACACCAAGTTGCACGTCATCCACACCAACGACAAGAA CCTCCAGCGCCACAAGATCGTCGGCATTGATCTCGAGTACAACAACGAGCCTGAAGCGACGCAGAAACCCGCCCTCTGCCAACTCTGCACCGGCAAGAAACACCCGGCGCTGCTCTTCCAACTGAGCGCCGCTGAAAGGTGCACCGTCTTCGACAACTTCCTCGCCGACCCCAG GCTAGAGCGCGTCAATCTGGAGGTCGCCAACTTCGTCGACATCCAGAAGGAGTGGAGGGTGCCCGAGGCAACCAAGGAGTTGGACTCCCTTGGAGACGTCTCCGGCATGCTCATCGACGACTACTACaacaacatgaagaagaagatcacCGACGACGAGCACAAGCGCTGGGCCACCCTGCCTCTGTCCATGAGGCACATCGAGTACACGGCAAAGGACGCCTACGCATCGTATGAGATATGGAACCACATCACCCTCACCTAG